The DNA window CGGACTTCGCGCGGGCTTCCATGGCCTGCTTGAGCAGGATCTCGCGGCGAAGGGCCTGCATGCGTTCATGGCCGGGGACGTTCACCCGCACCCATTCGAGTTGCTCCCATGCTTCGGTCAGGCGCCCGGAGTCGTAGAGCAGGCGTGCCAGGTCCACCTTGTAGTCGGGGTTGCGCGGCTCAATTTCCAGCGCGCGCTGGAAGAGCTTGATTGCCTTCTCATTCTTGCCGAAAGACTTGTAGATGAGCCCCGCGTTGGCGTAGCCGCCCGCGTTGTTGGGGTCGTATTCCTGCGCGCGTTCAAAGCGTTTGAGTAGTTCCGCGCCGCCGTATTGCCCGGTGAGCGATTCGTGTGCGCCCAGGTTGATCTGCGCGCGCGCCGATTGGGGCGAGTCGCGCTCGACCGTGCTCCAGAATGTCATTGGAGAATCATAGGACGGATTGCGCGCCCAGCAGCGAACGACGTAGAGGCTGAAGAGAACCGTCAGCGCGATCATCGCTACGGTGGCGGAGTTCTGAACCTTCGAGGCGCGAAGACGCGCGTCCGCCATGGCCAGCAGCATCCCGAAGCCGATGCACGGCAAATAGAGATAGTGCTCGGCTGTCACTTCGCGGTGGCGAATGATCTGCGCCGTGGGCAGCAGGCCCAGCACGATGATGCTCAGTGCAAAAGCTACCCACGGGCGGCGCGAGAGGTTCCAGAAAATCGAACCGATCAAGGCGACGATCACGGCCATGGCACCCCAGCCGAGCGGATCGCCCCAGCCGCTGGAGATGGCGATGCTCTTCATCGAATAATCGGCGAGCAGATGCAGCGGGAATATCAGACGCCAGAGCAGGATCACCTGCGCACGCAGCGCCGTCATCGTATGAGTGCCGAGCGTGCCGCCGATCAGGTTGCCGGTGGGGTCGTACCCAAGGTGCGTCGAGATGAACGAGCGGTGAATGAGCAGCGGCACCCCGAGCGCGAAGATCAGGGCGTACATCACCTTGTATTCAGTAAAGCCGCGCCAGATGCGTCGCCACGGGGAATCGACGCCCTGGGACTCGGGCGGATCGCGCCAGGGGTTCTTCGCCAGCAGCGCCTCGTAAAGCAGGAACAGGCCCGGCAGGGTGAAGATCGATTCCTTGGCGTTCATGCCGACAAAGAAATAGATCGGCAGTGTGATCTGCCACCACAGCGGTTTTTCCTCGCGGTATTTCAGATAGAGCAGGAAGGTCGTGAGATAGAAGAAGCCCAGCAGCAGGTCGCGCCGGCCGGAGATGTAGACCACCGACTCGGTCTGTACCGGATGAAAGGCAAAGACCGCCGCGACGATCCAGGCGGCACGGCGCGTGAGTCCCAGCCGAATCGCCAGCAGCCAGCACAGCCAGACGTTCACCATCTGGAGAATCAGGTTGATGACGTGATAGCCGGTCGGATGCTTGTCGAAGAGAAAGTAGTCGAGATAGAAGGCCGCCGTGACGATCGGGCGCTGCGCGGCATGACCCATGGGATTGGGCAGGCCCCAGCCCCACTGCG is part of the Chrysiogenia bacterium genome and encodes:
- a CDS encoding tetratricopeptide repeat protein, yielding MSKESSDEFREALPLLALLALTALAYANGMTGGFIFDDRLLAQHAWAWKPISQWGWGLPNPMGHAAQRPIVTAAFYLDYFLFDKHPTGYHVINLILQMVNVWLCWLLAIRLGLTRRAAWIVAAVFAFHPVQTESVVYISGRRDLLLGFFYLTTFLLYLKYREEKPLWWQITLPIYFFVGMNAKESIFTLPGLFLLYEALLAKNPWRDPPESQGVDSPWRRIWRGFTEYKVMYALIFALGVPLLIHRSFISTHLGYDPTGNLIGGTLGTHTMTALRAQVILLWRLIFPLHLLADYSMKSIAISSGWGDPLGWGAMAVIVALIGSIFWNLSRRPWVAFALSIIVLGLLPTAQIIRHREVTAEHYLYLPCIGFGMLLAMADARLRASKVQNSATVAMIALTVLFSLYVVRCWARNPSYDSPMTFWSTVERDSPQSARAQINLGAHESLTGQYGGAELLKRFERAQEYDPNNAGGYANAGLIYKSFGKNEKAIKLFQRALEIEPRNPDYKVDLARLLYDSGRLTEAWEQLEWVRVNVPGHERMQALRREILLKQAMEARAKS